The genome window AATATTTTACTTTATTTAAACTCATCTATTAATTATCCTCCAAGTTTTTTAATTTTTTAATTTCCATGGTTCCATTATACATATTTTCATTTGCCGTGCACGCCCCGTGACAAAATTGCACATAAACTTCACAATTCTTTAACAATTGGGGCGGGAATGTAAAAAAAGCAATCCTCCTTAGAAGACTGCCCGAAAGCTCACTATCCTTTTGGCACAAAATATTGAGAATCAACCCATTGATTTCCGCCAAGATTATACATAGTTTTACCATTGTTTGTTGCGATTTTGAAAAATTGCCACGCTGTACCATCCGGCAATTTCTTCGTATAGAGTTTCTGATCTGGTGTAGTCCAGACATTAACGCCGTAACCTGGAACGTAATTAATTACTCCCACGCCAGTTACAGGTTGGACATTCCAGCTATCATCAGTGTTTCCAACCAAGCTAACGTATAAAGCTGAAACCCATTGATTGTTTCCTAATTTATACCACTTGCTCCCGTCAGGATAAGTAGCAGTCTGGAAATATTTCCATGCAGTTCCATGTTTCAATTTACGATAACTTCCGTCTGGCAGAGTTTCGGCTCCACCTGTAACACCAGGCGTTTTCCAAAGATTAACGCCATAACCTGGAACATACTTGATCCACAACACCCCATCTTTATCTTCAAGCGCTGGCGTCTGACCAGTTGATTGTTGAACAGTCAACGTCCGAGTGTAATTCAAAGTAGTTGCGTTATCTTTTGGATTAGTAATACTATAGGAAATATTGTAAGTCCCTGCACTTGTTGCAAATGTGTTACTGCTCAAAGGAACGTTAACTCCATCTTTAGTCACCTTAACTGAAACAAAATTATTTGGCACTGTTTCAGTAATTGGTGTCGTTGGTGTACTAGTAGACGGATCAGTATAACTATAAGTAAATGACATGTTATTTAATACATTAAACGGGGTTCCAGCCATAACCTTCGGATTAGCAGTTTCACTTCCGCTATATTTAGCAGTAATCGGTTGGCTGACAACCGAATTAATGACCAACGTCGAAGTTTTGGTAACTGTTTTCGTTGGATCATCTGGATTAGTCCAAATGTAATTAATTGTCAGAGTATCAGGAGTGGTCATTGAAATAAGTTTATTTGAATTAAGCGCCACCGTTTGACCCTGCTTATTAGTAATTTTAAAAGTCACTTTATTAGGATCGAGAGTGTGGGTTGCACCATCTGAACCGACATAGCTTGCTTTAACATCGCTCATTCCTAAAACCGAAGCAAATGGACTGACTTCTTTTTGCTGATTATTTGACAAAGTATAAGTTGCATTATCTTTAAAACCTGTGACCGTTGGAGCCACTAAATCGGAAGAAGAGACCGTTAAAGTTAAATCTTTAGTTGCAACTTTTGAAGTGTCGTTTGGATTTGTGAAAGTATAGTGAACTGTATAAGTTCCAGAAGTTGTTGTCGGAACTGTACCGTCACTGTTAAGAACAACATCACTTCCGTTTGCGTTTTTAACAGAAATTGAAATATTAGCTGCCGGAAGAGTCTGAGTTGCACCATTAGCATCAAGATAAGTTGCAGCAACATCAGCCTTTGCATCATACTTGGTTGTACTCTTACTGTTAACTGTAACCTGGCTGTTTTCCGGGAACTTTGTAATCGTTGGAGCTACTGCTGCGTTTGGAATACCTTTCACAGTTACTGGAATCTTAACTGTCGCTTCAATTCCAGTAGTATTATTAGTAACTGACGCCAAAACGTACTGGGTCCCAGTTTTAGCATCAACCGGCGGCAAGATAAACTTAATTGTGCCAACTTCACTATTATTAGAATCAACTGTATCGATGTTATTGTAAGCTTTGAAATTACCAGCACCGTCTGTGGTTGTTTGGAATTTTCCTTCAAGATAGTTTTTAAGTTGATCTAGGCTATTTTGATCGTTATACGTATAAGATAAGCTAGCAGCATCTACTTTATTTGGCGTCAAAGTTTGTCCATCTTTGACCGTGGAAATAGTGGTAGTTCCATTAGCATCAGTTGAACCATAACGAAATACTGGATAACTTTTATCAGTAACATTTCCAATAATTATTCGACGGATAACATAAGCCACCGCATTACTTCCTGGGGTAACAGGAGTGTTAGTGATCGTAGCTAAATTCTGATCATTGGCGTCTTGAGTTAAGAAAACAAAATCTCTAGCGTTATAGCGATCAGAAATTTCTTTGGTATAAGGAACTGGGATATACTGCTTAACAACTTCAACAGTGTTATTGCTGGTCAGATCATAGTTACGATAATCCTTCGTGATTAACGCACTTGAACCGGTTTTTTGATAGTAATAAGTCGAATTATTTACAGCCGAGTTCAATTCAATTGCAGAAAAGATCTGCCGACCTGCATAATCCTTGATTACTGCTGCATTATCTGAACCATTCTCCGTCTGACTTGTTGCACTACCATTATCTACTCGCCGAGATGGAATGCTTCCCAAAGAAATCTTAGCTGGATTGTTAACAACGGTAACATTAATAACTTTTGTTCCTTTAACGTCCCCCGCACTATCTCTTGTAGTTAAGGTAACTTTAAAAGTCTGACCAGAACTTAACGTCTGTAACTGATGAATCAAATCACCTGAACCTGTCGCAGGAGTTATTTTGTCTCCTGTGACATTCATCGTTGTCCGATAATTTGAATTCGAAAGAAAACCAACTATTGCACCATCTTTTACCAACAATCTTAAAAGACTATTATTTAACTTGTCATAAAGTTTTGCGTAAGCGTCGGTACTGGTGGAAAAAAGCGAATTGCTATTTCCGACATTGTCATAAACAATATTTCCATTACCACTACTATAATCTCCACCTAAATCAGTTAAACCACTCAATTGATCCAACGATACACTAGCGTTTGAATTAAAGCCGTTGTCTAAAGAAGATTGATAATCTGAGTTTACTTCAGCCCGAACATCTGTGACTACCGGCTGAAAAGCGAAGGCAACTGCACTGGTTGCAACAGGAGCAATGGTCAACAATGCTGTTGCACAAACTCCTAAATATTTAAATTTATTCATTTTTCTATAATCCCTCCCAGGGAACATTAAAATAATTTCACTTAGTTATTATAGCAATCAAACTCCGCTTTTGAAATACTTCACATAAGGTCCTTGATTCAAAAAAACAACCTCCTAATGAGGTTGCTCAAAAATTTATTTTTAAGAATTAGGGAAGAAGTAAAGACCGTCTACCCATTGATCTCCACCTAAATTATACATTGTTTTACCATTTTTAGTTGCAACCTTGAAATACTTCCAAGCGGTTCCGTGAGAAATTTTCTTAGTCCAAGTTTGTTGATCAGGAGAACTCCATACGTTAATACCGTATCCTGGAACATAACTTACTGTCCCAACCCCTTCGCGATTAACTGTAGCCCAAGTATTTGGACTTGCCACTGCCGTCAAACTTGCATAAGTTGATGGAATCCATTGATTAGTTCCTAGTTGGTACCACTGACTACCGTCAGCGTAAGTTGCAACTGCATTGTATTTCCAAGCAGTTCCATGTTGTAATTTGCGCAAGCTTCCGTCAGGATTTCTTTCAGCGCCACCGTTGTAATTATTGTTTAGCCAAAGATTAATTCCATACCCCGGAACATAATTAATCCAAACGACTCCTTCTGAATATTGAATTGTTGGACTCGATGGAGATGGAGTAGGATTTGGAGTTGGCTTAGCAGAGGCGCTTTTTACCGTTAGCGTTCTCGTATAATTCAAAGTAATAACATTATCCTTTGGATTAGTAACTTTATAAGTGATTGTGTAAGTTCCCTCAGATGGAGTAAACGCATAATTCGTTAGTGCTACTTCTTTATCATCTTTAGTAACCTTAACGTCCACGAAATTATTTGGAACCGCCACAGTCGTCGGAGTTGTTGGCGTACTAGAATTTGGATCTGTATAAGTCAAATTAAAAGATATGTTGCTTAAAGTGTTAAAACTCTTAGTATTAGTGTCAATCGTCGGATCAGCCACTTGATTATTACTGTATTTCGCAGCCATCGGTTCACTAACCACTGAATTCACAATTAAAGTTGAACTCTTTTTAGTAGTTTTTGTTGGATCGTCTGGATTAGCCCAAATATAAGTAATTGTGTAAGTGCCCGGAGTAGTCATTGGAATACAATTGTTAGAATTTAAGGACACTGATTGGCCATAAGAATTTTTGATATCAAAAGTAATATTTTTTGGATCAATCGTATGATTTGCACCATCAACACCAACAAAAGTAGCTTTTACGTCCCCCATGCCTAAAATTTGTGCAAGCGGGCTAACTTCTTTTTGCTTATTATTGGATAAATTATAAACTGCGCTATCTTTGAACCCAGTAATAGTTGGCGCACTCAAATCAGCTGAGTTTACCTTCATCGTCAAATCTTTTTTGACATTTTTATTAGCGTCGGATGGATTTGAAAAGACGAAGTGAACCTTGTAAGTTCCAGCAGTAGTTGTCGGGATTGTCCCGTCGTAGTTAAGGCTCACCGCTTCGCCCTTAGAGTTCTCAACGGTAACTTTGATGTAGCGGCTTGGTAGATCACGAGTCTTATTATCAGCACCAACGTAAGTAGCAGCAACAAGACTGGTTGGATCAAGCTTTGTTACCAACCGACTGTTAACGATAACGTCCCCAGACGGAAACTTAGTTACGGTTGGCGCCACGGAAGGATCTGGAATATCTGTAACTTTTACAGGAATTTTGATGGTTGAAGTCGCACCAGTATCTGCATTAAATGCCTTAGCAATGACATTTTGTGGACTTGTATTAGCAGTCAAATCTGGTAATTCAAAAGTAATTGCTAATTTAGTTCCAGTCGGACTATCTTTATACGCTGTTAACTTCCCAGCTCCATTGGAATCAGTTTTAAAATCACCGTTTAAGTAATCCCTTAATTTCGCCAAGCTGCCTGAATCATTGTAAACGTAAGTCAATTTAGTTTGGTCAACTGAATTAGGTGCTAGAATATCACCATTTTCAAGAGTATTAGTTGCTGAAACTCCTTGATAAACTGTGGTATATCTAAATATTGGATAGGCTGGGGTTCCAACAACAACTTTTCTTTGAACATAAGCAAATGTTGTCGGACCCGGTGTTGGAACAATTTTGGTTATTTTACCACTATTGTCAGTGTTAAGAAAAACAAAACTGCTTGGATCAAACTTAGAAGCAATCGTATTTGTATATTTGATCGGTATCAACTGATTAACAACTGCACCAGTTCCATTTCCCAAAACATTCAAATTAAACGTATTGAGCTTAGCAAATTGGTTTTTTCCGTCAACTGCATAGTAATAGTCTGTAGCTGCGCCAAAAGCCTCTGCATGGAAAGCCTGATTACCACTTGCGTCCTTAATATCAGCTGCCTTAGCTACTTTATCAGCCGTATTACTACTAGCTGTAGCTGTAATATCATCAGGGGCAGCTAATTTAATTTTATTTGTTGGATCAGCAGTAACAGTGACGTTGATTGAGAACGATCCTGTTTTAACAGGTGTCGAATTATCACTCATAGATAAATCGACTTTTACCTGATCTCCAGCCCGCAAACCTTGTAATTTAGTTACTAAATCTGATTCACTAGTTGGAGCAGGGGTAAGTTTAGTACCTGTAATCTGCATTGAGATACTTGTGCCCAAAGTAGCCAACGTTCCCATCTTAGCTCCGCTTTTAACGAGCAGCTTCAAGAAAGGAACTTCTAGATTATCATACAGTGAAAGATTATCTTTACCTTGTCCAGTTTCTTTATACATTTCACCAGCAGTAGTTGTTGAGTACTTAAAAGTCTTATCAGACTCCATTGCTTTTTTAAAACTACCAGTAGACAAATCTTTAATTTGACTCCTAGTTAAATTAACATCGGAACTAAACCCTGCTTTAAGAGCACTAACAAAAGTTGTCTCCTCGTCAGCCCTAACTGTTTCCGTTCTAATTGGTTGACCTGCCAAAATTACTGCCGAATTTGCTACCGGAGCAATTGTCAACAAGGTTGTGGCACAAAGGCCTAAATATTTAACTTTATTCATTTTCATAATTTTCCTCCAAAAAAAATAAATCGTTTTAGAGCACGTTCTAGTTACTATTATACACGATTAAATTATTTTTAATTGTTAAAAATCTTAATTTTTTTGACAGAAGCCAAATAATATTCAAAAAAACATTCTAAGATTAGTAGTGGATAGATGGATTCGACGGAATTCATCTGTTCCCTACTTTTTTTATGTTACAGTAGGCATGAAGTTGCACAAGTCGTAGGTCTTTTTGACGCTTTGTCGTCGTAAAAAAAACTGGCAGCTTCATGATCTTTATTAAGGTCTGTTCGTAGAATGTTGGACGCATGTCGTCGGGTATAGAAAATTAGATAGATAAAGATTTAATGAACTCAACTTCAAGAAAGGATGTACTAAATAATGAGAACTGTTTTCGGAATTGATATCAGCAGCAAGACTTCAAATGTTGCCATATCCGTTGATCAAAATGTCGTGAACCAATATAAATTTGACAATGATCAGATCGGTTTTGATCGCCTTTTAAATGATCTTAACTCGGTTAAAGAACCAGAGATCGTCTTTGAAGCCACTGGGGTCTACTCCCGCAGTTTACAAAAGTTACTGCAAGATCACGGGTATCAATATACTTGCCTTAATCCCTTAGTTGCCAAGAAACAGTTAGACAGTCTGCGTCCTCGTAAAACTGACGCTACTGATGCTTTTAATTTGGCTCAAACTCAGTTTCAACTAAATCGTAAACCTAGTTATCAGCAAGATCCCGTTTATGATCAATTAAAAGATTTGAGTCGTTTCTACCAGGAAATCAGTACAGATCTAGTTCGAGCGAAGACGAGGCTTCATCGAGCACTCCAAATGACTTTTCCAAGTGTTGAGAGAATTCTCAGCACGCCTAATGGCACACTCTATTGGAACTTAGTTAAGAGATATCCTCTGAGTACGATGGTTCCCACTGGAGATCCTGAAGAACTAGCACCAGTGGTGCTTAATTCTACCAATAAGAATATGTCACAAGCCAGGGCACTAAAGATTGCAGCTAAACTACAAGATTTAGCCCAAGCCTGTCATCCAGCTGTCAGCAGTAATTCAAGCATGATCAAGCAGGTTCGTTACTTGGCTGACGAGGCACTCAGACTTCAAGATTTAAAGCATGACTTAATTCAAGAAATGATTGAACTGGCTCAAGACCTCCCTGAATATGAGATCTTACTTAGTATTCCAGGCATTGGCGAAGTAACCGCCGTTCTTTTAATTGCCGAAATCGGTGACATTAGACGTTTTACTTCAGCTAATAAAGTGAATGCTTATATTGGAATTGATCTGAGACATTATGAGTCGGGAAATTACGAAGCAGCCGATCACATCAGTAAACGGGGGAATCCTTATGGGCGCAAAATTCTTTATCAGATGGTGATGAATATTGTCTCTTCAACCAGCAGTAAAACTTCTAAGCAGATGCATGTTGCAGATTATTACCGAAACAAAAAGCAATCAGCCCCGTCTCATTCGACGAAGAAGATTGCCATTGCTTCGATGCACCGCCTGCTTAGAACGATGTACATCCTGATCATTAAAAATCAGAAATATTCTTATCATCCGACGACAAAGCGCCAATAGGTTATTTCTGATTACAAGAGTACTATAACACCATTTAGAAAAAAATTCATCAGTGGTGGTTTATTTGGTGCAGGAAAAAATTGAATATTCCAGTAGATTTTAGTGATTAGCGATAGTTGAAATTGAACTTTATGAAGCAAAGTTTCTACTTGAGATCACTTAAAATATTTTTGAGTTTGAATTTAAAAGTTCAGAAATCAGGATCCTTTATAAAAAAACAAGGAACAATTTGTCCCTTGCTGATTAATCAAAATAAAAATATTTAAAATAAAATTTCAAAATCACTTGACTAATCGTAGAAAATAGACCTCAATATCTCAGGTCTATTTGTAAACTAGAAAATTGTTCCAACAATATGGTACTTGCGTTTCAAATAATAGTGCGCTCCGAACAGTAAGGCTGCCAGAACTAAGTAAATAAAGGCGTCAAATGTTGGATTGAACGCAGGCGGAATAATTGCTGCAATTCCCGTCACAACAAGCAATCCTAAGAATCCGAGGATAATTACACCAATTAATTTAAGCCAGGAAGCTCGCTCTTCTTTCGGCTGAGACATCCAGCGCGTGAAATATGCCCACGGACAGCCAAACTCCGCTGACATTAAAATAACAGTCACAATTCCGCTCGCACTAGAGGCCGACTTGGTTTTGGACGTCAACAGCACTAAACAAGTCATTGCGCTAAGCAGGAAGGCAAAAATCACTGAGTTATCTAGCCAAAGAATGCTAAATTTACTTGCTGGCTTCGATTTTTCGCCTTTAATATGATCACTTGCTTTTTTCCGAGGTGTTCCATAAAGACGATTAGCTGGCATCCCTTTGCGCTGAGCTTCGATAATTTCGCCTAAAATGCTTTCGACATATTCGTCAGCTTCTTGTTCGCTGTAATTTTCTTCATTGACCAAAACTTTGCGTAATTGAAAAACGTAATCACTGTTTTTCTTTGTCAATTCATCTTGCGAATGTTTTGGAGCTTCTTGCTCGATAACTTTCTCTTTTTTATCACTCATTAGACATTAAACCTAAATTCAAAAATATCTCCGTCTTGAACAACGTAATCCTTGCCTTCAATTCTTAATCGACCTGCTTCTTTTACTGCTTCCATACTGCCATACTGATCTAAGTCACTAAAAGATACAGTTTCTGCTCTAATAAAACCACGCTCAAAATCACTATGAATTATTCCAGCAGCTTGTGGTGCCTTGGTTCCAACTTTATAGGTCCATGCACGGTTTTCTTTACCGCCAGCAGTGAAAAATGTCCCAAGCCCCAACAAACGATAAGTTGCTTGAATCAATTGATCAAGTCCTGACTCTTTTGCCCCAAGGTCCGCTAAGAAATCTGAGCGATCACTTGGATCAAGTTCTGAAATTTCCTCTTCAGTTCTCACTGAAATGGCTAAGGCAGGTGAGTTCTCACTATCGGCAATTTCTTTAACCACTTTAAAATATGGTGACTGCATCGGATCAGCAATACTTTCATCACTAATATTTGCAACATAGATTACCGGCTTAGTGGTTAAGAGGAAGAACCCTTTCACAATTTTCGCTTCATCTTTATTAAATTCTAATGACCGAGCGGGCTTGCCCTCCTCTAAAGCCTTTTTAATTCTTTGTAAGAGCGGTAGTTCAGCCATTGCCTCTTTATCATGAGCTCGAGCCACTTTTTCTACTCGTCCTAATCGCTTAGTAACGCTATCTAAATCAGCAATTTCTAATTCTAAATTGATTGTTTCAATATCATCTTTCGGATCAACTGTTCCCGTCACTGAAGTAATATTAGGATCATCAAATGCTCGAACAATGTGAACAATCGCGTCAACTTCCCTGATATTTGCCAAAAACTTATTTCCTAATCCTTCACCTTTACTGGCACCTTTTACAATCCCAGCAATGTCGGTAAACTCAAAAGTAGTCGGAATAATCTTTTTGGCAGGGATAATTTCTTGAAGTCGATCTAGCCGTTTGTCCGGAACTTCAACAACTCCGACATTCGGCTCAATCGTTGCAAACGGATAGTTTGCCATTTCCGCTCCGGCATTTGTAATTGCATTAAACAATGTGGACTTTCCAACGTTGGGTAACCCAACGATTCCTGCTGTTAAACTCATTTATCTCCTAACCTATCAATTATTACTCGCCCTGAACCATCAGTACTTTCAGGGGTATGTTCAATTTTTTTGCATTTTTTTAAAAAATCAGCTCGCGGCAGCACAATTTTGTGCTGACAGGCAAGGCAAATGATTCCAATATCCGCACCTACTCTCACTATTTGCCAGTGATTTTTTCCACAAGCATGTGGTTTTTTCATCACTACCTGATCATTAAGCCAAATCTCCATTAATCAGCCTCAACGTTTAACAAACCGATAATCCGCGCTAAGTCATCCTCAGAGGCAAAATCAATTTCAATTTTCCCTTTTCCGCGCATCGACTGCTGAATTTTGACCTTCGTATCTAACAAATCTTCAAGTGAACTGCGCGTACTTCTGACAAAAGGAGTTGGCTCAACTGCAGTCTTTTTCGCTGCCTTATTCACACCTTGATTTTCATCAATATATTTCTCAATCTGCCGAACAGTCAATCCTTCATTAACGACTTTTTTTGCTAATCGTTCAATTGCCTCAGGATCTTGTAGTTTCAGCAATGCGCGCGCTTGAGCGTTTGAAAGTTTTCGAGTTTCTACCAAGCCCTTAACCGAGTCTGGCAACTGTAAAAGTCTAATATAATTAGTAATATACGGTCGACTTTTACCAACCTTTTTGGCCACTTCATCTTGCGTTAAATTAAGCTTCTTGATTAACGTCACAAATGCTTGACCCTCTTCAATCGGCGATAAATCCTCACGCTGTAAATTCTCCAAAACCGTAATTTCTAAGACCTGTTCGTCGGTATAATCGCGCACAATTGCTGGAATTAAGGTTTTGCCTGCCAGTTTTGAAGCGCGAAATCTCCGCTCCCCAGCAATTAATTCATATCCGTTGACACCTTTTTTTACGATAACTGGCTGGAAAACTCCACTTTGAGCAATTGAATCTGCTAATTCTTTTAATTTGTCTTGATCAAAGATCTGCCGCGGTTGATAAGGATTGGGACGAATTTCTTTTAACTCAATTTCTTTAATACCTTCCGAACTTTGATTTAAGTCCTGCAGGGGATCATTTGAAAAAAAGGCATCCAAACCCGTGCCGAGCCCTCGATTTTTTTTAGTTGCCATTTGCTTGAAGTACCTCCTTGGCTAACTCAATATAGGCGATTGCCCCCTTTGAACGACTATCATAATAATAAATTGGCATTTGATGACTTGGCGCCTCCGCTAAACCAATATTGCGAGGAATAATCGTATCGTATACTTTATTATAAAAATAATTACGAACATCGCCAATTACTTGAGCACCGAGCAATGTCCGTGCATCATACATCGTAATCAAAACACCCTCAATTCCTAACTGAGGATTCGAGCGGCGACGGACCTGATCAATAGTATTAAGTAACTGGCTAAGTCCTTCCAGAGCATAAAATTCACTTTGCAAAGTGATCAAAACTGTATCTGACGAAGTAAATGCTTGAATTGAAAGCATTCCAAGCGAAGGAGGACAATCAATGAAGATAAAATCGTAAGTATCTTTTACTTGATCAAGAATGTCTTTTAAAAGTAGTTCACGACCCTCAACATTAGCATATTCAGTTTCAATGGTTGCCAAACGATTGCTGGCTGCAGGTAAAATTGAAACATTTTCAAATTTTGTTTTGATAATGGTATTTTTAACTGGAACTTGCTTAGTTAAAGCATCAGTTACATCCTTTTGGATGATCGTCTTGGCCGAGCCCAAAAAACCAGTTGTCAAATTACCCTGCGGATCAAAATCAACCAGCAAAACATTTTTACCTAATTGGCCCAGTGAAGCTCCTAGATTCGCAGTAGTTGTCGTTTTTCCAACCCCGCCTTTTTGATTTGCTATCGCTATTATCTTCCCCATGATCTCCCTAGTTACCACCATTATTCTTCTTGGCATCCAAATTTAGCGGATCTCCATTATTTTTCTTGAGTTCAATTACCATCTCAACCTGATCTTTACTAACTTGCTTAACTTTCTGGCTCACTATTATGCCGTTTTTTTCAATAACATCGAGTGACTGTTTGACCGTCTGAGTTGCCAAAAGTAAGCTATCCATTTTATTTAAAATATTAGCTCGCGGCTTATTTTTAGCTTTTTTAGTTGGTTTTTCAACCTTATTTAACCTTTGATCAATCAAATCTTTCGTTTGTTTTACATTGAAATTGTTTTCAATTACTTCTTTTAATACAGATTTTTGATCTGTCTCACTCAAACGTAAGAGTTCGCGCCCGTGACGCTCTGAAATTTTACCTTCAGCAATTGATTGTTGAACCTCTTGATCAAGTTTTAATAAACGCAGCTTATTTGCAATAGAACTCTGACTTTTTCCCAGCTGGCGCGCTAACGATTCCTGCGTACCCTTAGTCATTTTTAACAATTCTTGATAGGCCTGAGCTTCTTCAATAACTGAAAGATTTTCCCGTTGCAAATTTTCATTTAGAGCTTGAATGGCAGAAGCAGTATTATCAAATTCTCGTACAATTGCCTCAATCGCAGGCCATTTAAGCGATTGAACTGCCCTAAATCTACGTTCACCAGCAATTATTTCGTATTTTTCAGGCTCGTACTCACGCACGACAATTGGTTGGAGCAAACCATTTTTCTCAATGCTTTGCGCCAATTCTTTAATCTTATCTTCTTGGAAAATTTTACGTGGCTGATGCCGATTAGCAGTAATGTCTTCAACATTAATCTTCATTAAACGGCCTTCATCTTCACGATTATTTTCTTCTTCAGGCTTGAAAAAATTAAAAAAATTATTTGGCATGAGTTCCTTTCATATCAGCTTTAATTTGACTGTTAGAGCGCGGATATTTCTTGGGAGTTGGCTTTATTTTTTTAATCAAAAATAAAGTCCGAAAATCATCATTATCTAAAAGATCGAGATCCAATTCTTCTTGAACCTGACCGCCCAGTAAACTTATGAGATCCTGCGCCTCAGACAATTCTTGAT of Xylocopilactobacillus apicola contains these proteins:
- a CDS encoding IS110 family transposase; amino-acid sequence: MRTVFGIDISSKTSNVAISVDQNVVNQYKFDNDQIGFDRLLNDLNSVKEPEIVFEATGVYSRSLQKLLQDHGYQYTCLNPLVAKKQLDSLRPRKTDATDAFNLAQTQFQLNRKPSYQQDPVYDQLKDLSRFYQEISTDLVRAKTRLHRALQMTFPSVERILSTPNGTLYWNLVKRYPLSTMVPTGDPEELAPVVLNSTNKNMSQARALKIAAKLQDLAQACHPAVSSNSSMIKQVRYLADEALRLQDLKHDLIQEMIELAQDLPEYEILLSIPGIGEVTAVLLIAEIGDIRRFTSANKVNAYIGIDLRHYESGNYEAADHISKRGNPYGRKILYQMVMNIVSSTSSKTSKQMHVADYYRNKKQSAPSHSTKKIAIASMHRLLRTMYILIIKNQKYSYHPTTKRQ
- a CDS encoding DUF1129 family protein; translation: MSDKKEKVIEQEAPKHSQDELTKKNSDYVFQLRKVLVNEENYSEQEADEYVESILGEIIEAQRKGMPANRLYGTPRKKASDHIKGEKSKPASKFSILWLDNSVIFAFLLSAMTCLVLLTSKTKSASSASGIVTVILMSAEFGCPWAYFTRWMSQPKEERASWLKLIGVIILGFLGLLVVTGIAAIIPPAFNPTFDAFIYLVLAALLFGAHYYLKRKYHIVGTIF
- the ychF gene encoding redox-regulated ATPase YchF; amino-acid sequence: MSLTAGIVGLPNVGKSTLFNAITNAGAEMANYPFATIEPNVGVVEVPDKRLDRLQEIIPAKKIIPTTFEFTDIAGIVKGASKGEGLGNKFLANIREVDAIVHIVRAFDDPNITSVTGTVDPKDDIETINLELEIADLDSVTKRLGRVEKVARAHDKEAMAELPLLQRIKKALEEGKPARSLEFNKDEAKIVKGFFLLTTKPVIYVANISDESIADPMQSPYFKVVKEIADSENSPALAISVRTEEEISELDPSDRSDFLADLGAKESGLDQLIQATYRLLGLGTFFTAGGKENRAWTYKVGTKAPQAAGIIHSDFERGFIRAETVSFSDLDQYGSMEAVKEAGRLRIEGKDYVVQDGDIFEFRFNV
- a CDS encoding DUF951 domain-containing protein — its product is MEIWLNDQVVMKKPHACGKNHWQIVRVGADIGIICLACQHKIVLPRADFLKKCKKIEHTPESTDGSGRVIIDRLGDK
- a CDS encoding ParB/RepB/Spo0J family partition protein, with translation MATKKNRGLGTGLDAFFSNDPLQDLNQSSEGIKEIELKEIRPNPYQPRQIFDQDKLKELADSIAQSGVFQPVIVKKGVNGYELIAGERRFRASKLAGKTLIPAIVRDYTDEQVLEITVLENLQREDLSPIEEGQAFVTLIKKLNLTQDEVAKKVGKSRPYITNYIRLLQLPDSVKGLVETRKLSNAQARALLKLQDPEAIERLAKKVVNEGLTVRQIEKYIDENQGVNKAAKKTAVEPTPFVRSTRSSLEDLLDTKVKIQQSMRGKGKIEIDFASEDDLARIIGLLNVEAD
- a CDS encoding AAA family ATPase, whose product is MGKIIAIANQKGGVGKTTTTANLGASLGQLGKNVLLVDFDPQGNLTTGFLGSAKTIIQKDVTDALTKQVPVKNTIIKTKFENVSILPAASNRLATIETEYANVEGRELLLKDILDQVKDTYDFIFIDCPPSLGMLSIQAFTSSDTVLITLQSEFYALEGLSQLLNTIDQVRRRSNPQLGIEGVLITMYDARTLLGAQVIGDVRNYFYNKVYDTIIPRNIGLAEAPSHQMPIYYYDSRSKGAIAYIELAKEVLQANGN
- a CDS encoding ParB/RepB/Spo0J family partition protein, with amino-acid sequence MPNNFFNFFKPEEENNREDEGRLMKINVEDITANRHQPRKIFQEDKIKELAQSIEKNGLLQPIVVREYEPEKYEIIAGERRFRAVQSLKWPAIEAIVREFDNTASAIQALNENLQRENLSVIEEAQAYQELLKMTKGTQESLARQLGKSQSSIANKLRLLKLDQEVQQSIAEGKISERHGRELLRLSETDQKSVLKEVIENNFNVKQTKDLIDQRLNKVEKPTKKAKNKPRANILNKMDSLLLATQTVKQSLDVIEKNGIIVSQKVKQVSKDQVEMVIELKKNNGDPLNLDAKKNNGGN